GGGCTTATGCTGCCAGCTGCATGCGGATGTCAGTATTACCGTCAGGATGATCATGACGGCACTGCGCATACTCATGGTGTCTTGCCCCCTTCAATTACGACATTGGTTTGGAATAGGTGCGAATTTGATTGCGTCCCGACACCTTCGCTGCATACATGGCGGAGTCTGCGTTGCGAAGCAGGCATTCCAGGTCCGTCCCATGCTCCGGGAACACACTAAGCCCTGCGCTAAGCTGTAAAGAAATGGCCTTCTCTGCATGCTGAACCGGCTCCTTGACGACGGCTAGACGAACTTGATTCGCCCAGCCCTCCGCATCAATCGGCAGAGGCTCCCTCGTAATGATGACAAATTCATCACCAGCCAAACGGAACACCCGTGTTTGCTCATTGTTGTAAGGGTTCAATCGCTCCCCTAATGTCCGAAGCACGGTATCTCCGGCATCATGTCCATACGTATCGTTAATCAACTTGAATCGGTCCAGATCGATGAATAAACAAAGCACTCTTTCCCCTTTCAGCTTGGCCTCATGAATAAGCTCAGGAAAAAACAAGCTAAAGCTATACCGGTTCGCTAACCCAGTTAGTGTATCGTAGTGCGCTAATTTCCTTAAAGCTTCCTCTGAATCACGCAGCATGAGATTCTTTTGATCCGTTTCCGCGAACATCGACGCCAATTCCTGTGACATATGCTCAAAGTTGTTCTTAAGCAGATTCACCTCATGGATTCGACTTTCTCTCCACGTAACACGTTCGTTCATTCTTATTTTAAAGGGAAGCCCTGTAGAAATGCTCCCTAACTCAAACAATGGGCGTTCCAACATCCTTGTTACTCGACTTGCTATCAATACGACAATGGCAAAAAGAATACAGATCAGCGCCAAGCTGTACGTATACATTTGGAACACTTCTTGTTGGTACTCTTCAATCGGCTGTTTGATGATTAGCTTGTACGGAATTCGAACGAGTTGATATTCCTTTACATATTCACTTTGGCTCCAAAGGGCAATGGGATTGTAGAGTGGTGTATGCTCAGGCTGAAACAGGTAAAGCCGATCATCTACGCTGGACACAATTCCACCAGGCTGCCAATCAAAATCCTCTTGACCGTCCTCAATCTTCGGATCATTAGAGGCAAATACTTGATTATGTTCATCGACTAGAATCAGCTTAATGTCTGATGCCGATGTTACGTTGTAAAACGTTTCTTTCATCGACGCCCTCTGCAGCATCGAATGCAGCTTCAAATCCCGAAGCTCCAGTCGTGACATCTGATTGATTCTCTCACTCACATGACTCGCGATAGAATCGAATTTATCTGAGGTATTCTTCATATTTTGTTCATTCGTAAACTGACTGTTTAGATATAAAAAAATAAAGAGCGGAAGAACAAGAATAGAGATGGACATATGAGTCATCACACGTCCAATCTTCAGCCGTTCTT
This genomic window from Paenibacillus hexagrammi contains:
- a CDS encoding GGDEF domain-containing protein, whose translation is MAILLTKYPLHLLYGIESYFLGSIAWFTVRRGGYGQAVAISLIGSAAGVWLWDQTPLVLVIPLEIALVGLVFKKRRRQLVLLDLVYCCSIGAAAHLAGYYGLSQFGFGYSLIYVMFQGVTSILNAVLGDMAAEYLPRWSGSALHPQAFIKERLKIGRVMTHMSISILVLPLFIFLYLNSQFTNEQNMKNTSDKFDSIASHVSERINQMSRLELRDLKLHSMLQRASMKETFYNVTSASDIKLILVDEHNQVFASNDPKIEDGQEDFDWQPGGIVSSVDDRLYLFQPEHTPLYNPIALWSQSEYVKEYQLVRIPYKLIIKQPIEEYQQEVFQMYTYSLALICILFAIVVLIASRVTRMLERPLFELGSISTGLPFKIRMNERVTWRESRIHEVNLLKNNFEHMSQELASMFAETDQKNLMLRDSEEALRKLAHYDTLTGLANRYSFSLFFPELIHEAKLKGERVLCLFIDLDRFKLINDTYGHDAGDTVLRTLGERLNPYNNEQTRVFRLAGDEFVIITREPLPIDAEGWANQVRLAVVKEPVQHAEKAISLQLSAGLSVFPEHGTDLECLLRNADSAMYAAKVSGRNQIRTYSKPMS